Part of the Alkaliphilus flagellatus genome, TTGGAGCATTAATGTTCCTATATATTATTCCATTACAAATATGGTATCTTATTATTGCTGGTCTATTCGTAACAATAGGATTACTAATATTTAAAATATGTTAAATAAAAAAAGATACTCAATATAAAAAGCCGCCATTTAAATGGAGGCTTTTTTATATAAAATTATAAAGCTCTTTCAACTTTTCCAGAACGTAGGCATCTTGTACATACATTGATTCTCTTTGCTGTACCTTTAACTATAGCTCTAACTCTTCTTAAGTTAGGTTCCCAAGTTCTTCTGTTATGACGGTTGGAGTGACTGATCTGATTACCTGAAACTCTACCCTTATTACAAACTTCGCATACTCTTGCCACTACGAACACCTCCTTCAAGCCTAGCTCATCCTCTAAAACATAATAATAGTATCATATATAACAAATTTTTGCAATAATAATATTTTAATATATGCAAAATACAATGTTTTAGTAAATTGTTGATATAAAAATTTATTATGATTATGGTTATTGTTGAACTATTTTTGGTATTCATATACAATATAATATTATAATGTGATATTCTAGCTATCAGTATTTTAAAACATAATATATAATATGATATTATATATTATAGATATTTATACAACTATCACTATTTTAAGTATAATATTGTAAGTAAAGTGGGGAATAAATATAAGATAGAAGAAAATAAAGGAGGTTTTTTAATGCCAGGAAAATTAGTTACTAAATTAGGTACAATTATAATTGATGACCATGTTTTAACATCCATTGCAGGTGTTTCAGCTATGGAATGCTATGGAGTAGTAGGAATGGCTGCTAAATCTGCGGCTGGAGGCCTTGTAGAATTATTAAAAAGAGAGCAGTCTGGAAAAGGTGTGAAGGTACATACTGAGGAAGATGAAATAACAATTGATATATTCGTAATTGTAGAATTTGGTACCCGTATATCTGTAGTTGCAAATAATATCATAGAAAAAGTAAAATATAACATTGAGCATTTGACAGGAATGAACGTTAAAAAGGTTAATATTAATGTTCAGGGTGTCAGAGTGCAAAAGTAACTTAAGGAGGTACTAGTTGTGAAAATTGAATATATTGATGGGCATCTTTTAAAGAAAATGATAATATCTGGAGCACAGTCTCTGGAGACAAATAAAGAAATAGTTAATGCGCTTAACGTATTTCCTGTGCCTGATGGTGATACTGGTACTAATATGTCTTTAACTATGCAGTCAGCAGCAAAGGAAGTGAAAGGAACACAATCAGATTTGCTAGAAGATATTGCTAATGCTGCTGCTAATGGTTCTTTAATGGGTGCTAGAGGTAACTCTGGAGTAATTTTATCTCAGCTTTTTAGGGGATTTGCAAAGGGAGTTAAAGGCAAAAGTCGAATTCATACGAAGGACTTAGCAGAAGCGCTAAAATCCGGGGCAGATACTGCCTATAAGGCTGTAATGAAGCCAATAGAAGGTACTATTTTAACCGTTGCTAGAGAAAGTGCAGAAGCAGCTTTAATAATTGCTAACAAGGAAAAAGATATTGTTACATTTATTGAAAAAGTTATTAAATATGCGGAAAAATCATTAAGTAGGACACCAGAAATGCTTAAGGTGTTAAAGGATGCAGGGGTTGTTGACTCTGGTGGTAAAGGACTAGTATATATATATTTAGGTGCTTTAGGCGCAATTACTGGCAATATGCCTGTTATTGAAGAGGAAGCTATTGTAGATAATAGTTATATACATAATATAGAAGAAATCGACGGAGAAATTGAATTTGGATATTGTACAGAATTTATTATTCGTTCTAGTGCTGCAGATATTAATAAATTTAAGAAGATTATAGAGGGATATGGAGACTCTATGTTAGTTGTTGGTAATGATAGTGTTATAAAAGTACATATACATACTAATCATCCAGGTAAAGTTATGGAACATGCTTTAGAACTTGGATCTTTAAGCGACATTAAAATAGATAATATGAGATTACAACATAGACATGAGATATTTAAGCAAACTGAAGATAAAAACAATGTAAATACTGAAAATGCAATAGAAAAAGAAACGAAGAAGTATGGTTTTATTACAGTTACAATGGGAGAAGGTCTAACTAAAATATTTAAGGACTTTACTGTTGACCATGTAATAGAAGGTGGTCAAACTATGAACCCAAGCACAGAAGACTTTGTTAAGGCCATTGATAATATTAATGCTGAAACAATATTTATTTTACCTAACAATAGTAATATCTTTATGGCGGCTAATCAGGCTAAAGCTATTTCAAGTAAAAATATTATTGTAATTCCTTCAAAATCTGTGCCACAGGGATTATCAGCTTTATTAGCGTTTAACCTTGAATCTACTCCAGAGGAAAACGAAGAGACAATGATAGATGCAATTAAAGTAGTTAAAACAGGTCAGGTTACTTATGCGGTTAGAGATACTAGTTATAATGACTTAGAAATACATGAAGGTGATATTTTAGGAATTGGCGATAGCGAAATAAAATCCGTAGGAGAAAATATTAAAGAAGTATCTATAGAGCTCATAGAAGAAATGATAACTGACGAAAGTGAAATAATAACTATTTTTTATGGGTCTGATGTTACAGAGGAAGATACTAGAGAATTGCTTGAAGTATTAAAAAATAAATATGAAGATATAGATATTGAATTGTACTATGGTGGACAGCCATTATATTATTATATTTTCTCTATTGAATAGGGAGGTAGCGTGAGCTACTTCCCTTTAACATTATTACAACATTCTGTTATAATAGAGACAAAAAGATATTTGGAGTGTGTAGTATGAATATTTTAAAGCAGGATATTCAGTATATTAAAGGTGTTGGACCAAAGAAGGCTTATCTTTTAAAACGACTTAATATTAATACTGTTGAAGATATGATATGGTATATGCCTAGGGACTATGAGGATAGGAGAAATATAAAAAGGATTGCTAATTTAAGACCAGGAGAAAAGGCTACTTTCTATGGAATTATACTCGGTGAAGGCGATGTATCAAAGCCTAGAAAAAATCTTTCCTTAATTAAATTTAATGTTAAAGATGAAACTGGCAACATTGAAGTTATATTTTTTAATAAAACATATTTGAAAAAAACTTTAAATTCTGGTCAGAGAGTAATGATAAATGGAGAAATTAAAAAAGGATTCAAAGGCTTGCAAGTAGTTAATCCAATTATAGAAAAGGTAGATATGCTAGATACGGATAATAGACAGGGTATTGTCCCCATATATTCATTAACCGAAGGTTTAAGTCAAAATGAAATTATTTCAATACAAAAAAGGATTCTTCAAATAGTTAATGAATCCATAGAAGAATATTTACCAGAAGAAATTATGAATAGATGTAGGCTTTGTAATATAAAGTTTGCTCTAAACAACATTCATTTTCCAAGTAATGTTCAAGCCTTAAAAATAGCCAAATATAGATTGGTGTTTGAAGAATTTTTACTCTTACAGCTTGGACTTTTTAAAATAAAAACAGGTATAGTGCAAGATAAAAAAGGTATACCTCTTAAAAACAATAATGGAATAGAAGCCTTTATTAAAAAGTTACCATTTAAACTAACAAAAGCTCAAGAAAAGGTTTTTAATGAAATATCTAAAGACTTAGAAAGAGATACACCGATGAATAGGCTGGTTCAAGGAGACGTGGGCTCCGGAAAAACCATTGTGGCTATAGCAGCATTATTAAAATCAGTAATAAATGGCTATCAAGGTGCTTTTATGGCTCCCACAGAGATATTAGCAGAACAACACTATGTATCTTTAACTGAGTTACTCGAGCCTCTTGGAATTAAGGTAGGTCTTTTAGTAGGAAGTCTATCTAAAGGTGAGAAAAATAAAATATTAAATAAGGTTGAATCTGGGGAAATTAATATAATAATTGGTACTCATGCGCTTATCCAAGAAGGTGTAAAATTTTGCAATTTAGCCTTAGTAATTACAGACGAGCAACATAGATTTGGAGTAAGACAAAGAGCAATACTTGCTAGCAAAGGACAAAATCCTCATGTTTTAGTTATGACAGCCACGCCTATCCCTAGAACTTTAGCTCTAATATTGTATGGGGATTTAGATATATCAATTATAGATCATTTACCTCCAGGTAGAAAAACTATAAAAACCTATAGTCGTACTTCTAACAAAAGAGATGATATTTATAATTTTGTAAAAAAACAGTTAGATGAAGGTAGACAGGCTTATGTGGTTTGTCCATTAGTAGAGGAGTCGGAGGCTATAGAAGCTAAGTCAGCTACAGAAATTGCACATGAACTTTCCTATGATCTGTTAAATGGTTATAAAATTGGACTTCTCCATGGGAAAATGTTAGCTAAAGAGAAGGAAGAAATAATGGGTAATTTTAAAACAGGAAATATAGAAGTTTTGGTTTCTACTACGGTCATTGAAGTTGGTGTAAATGTTCCTAATGCAACTATTATGGTAGTAGAAAATGCAGAACGATTTGGTCTAGCTCAGCTCCATCAGTTAAGAGGTAGGGTAGGAAGAGGTAGTTATCAATCTTACTGTATTTTAATAAATAATAGTAAGTCGGAAATTTCTAAGGAACGCATGGATATAATGGAAAAAACGACTGATGGGTTCGTTATATCTGAAAAGGATTTAAAACTTAGAGGTCCTGGAGAATTTTTTGGTACTAGACAACACGGGTTACCAGAACTAAAAATCGCTAACTTGTTTAGACATATATCAGTACTAAAGACAGCACAAAAAGAAATAGAAAAAATGACTCATGCTGATCCAGATTTAACACTAAATAATTATCCATTGCTTAGAATAAAATTAGAAGAAAAGTTTCTATCTGTAGAAGAGGTTTTATAGAAAAACATTTTGTCTACTAATGTGTAGTGTGCTAAAATAATTATAGAGTTAAAGTAGGAGGATACATATGAGAGTTATTTCAGGAAAAGCAAGAGGTCATGCTTTAAAGGCACCTCAAGGTTTAAACACTAGACCGACTGCTGATCGTGTAAAGGAATCTATATTCAATATTGTTCAATCAAAATTGTATGGTAGTATTGTAATTGATTTGTTTGCAGGAAGTGGTAATCTAGGTATTGAGTCTTTATCAAGGAATGCTAGTAAAGCTTACTTTATAGATAATAATAAAAATAGCATTCAATCAATTAGAGAAAATCTTAAAAAAACTAATTTAGGTAATAGTTCCATAGTAATTCAGATGGATGTGCTATCTGCTATAAAAAAATTAAGTACTCAAGGTGTAAAGGCAAATATTATCTTTTTAGATCCACCCTATTCTAAAGGATTTGTTGCACCTACTCTAGAGGACATTTTTTCTTTTGAAATACTACAATCAGATGGTATAGTTGTTGTTGAACATAATAAAACTGATGAAATCCCAGAGAGTGTGCATAATTTACAAAAATATAGAACTAATAATTACGGAGATGTAGCAGTTTCTTTTTACGAGTTGAGGGAGGAGATATAGATGAGAGTAGCAATTTACCCTGGTAGTTTCGATCCTATTACAAATGGGCATCTAGATATAATTGAAAGAGCTTCTAAAATGTGCGATAAATTAATTGTATCTGTCATATATAATCCAAATAAAAATCCTTTATTTACTTTAGAGGAGAGAAAAAAACTAGTTGAGGAATCGGTAAAAAATTATCCAAACGTTTCAGTAGATTGTTTTTCGGGATTATTAATTGAATATGCAAAAGAAAATGAAGCTACAGCTATTATTAAAGGCTTAAGAGCTATATCAGATTTTGAATACGAGCTTCAAATGGCATTAATGAACCAAAAATTATGTCCTAGCATTGAAACTGTATTTTTAATGACTAGTAGTGAATATTCATTTTTAAGTTCTAGTTTAATTAAAGAAGTTGCTAGATTTGGTGGATGTATAAAGGGATTAGTTCCTGAAGTTGTTTATAAAGCAGTAATGAATAGATTTTAATATTAACTTTATAGTACGTAAGGGGGATTATTTAATGAATGTATTGAAGTTGCTTGAAGAACTAGAAGATATAGTTGAAAATGGGTCATCAATACCTTTTGCACAAAAAGTATTAGTAGATAAAAAAGAAATATTAGAAATTATTAAAGAAATTAGAATTCATTTGCCAGACGAAGTTAAACAAGCTCAGTGGATTAAAGAAGAAAGACAACGTATATTAGCAGAGGCTCAGCAAGAGGCAGATACGATTTTAGAGGAAGCAAATGATCATATTTTATTAATGATTGATCAAAGTGAAATTACTAAACTAGCTAATAATCAGGCCGAAGAAATAATTACGCAGGCACAAAATAGTGCTAAGGAAATGCGATTAGGTGCAAAGGATTATGTAGATAGTCTGTTAGAATCTGTACAAGAAAATTTAGTAGAACTTGTAAATACGGTAAGAGAAAATAGAGATGAAATAAAAGGGATGAAGTAGTTATTACTTCATCCCTTTTCCTTTGGAAAAATAAGTTTGGATTTTTAATAGAAGAGCAGTTATTAAAGATACAATAAGTAAGCTTATTAAAACTGCAATAAATAATTCTATTGATAATTGACAGTTAAATAAAAATTTTTTATGAAGACTCATTTCTTGGTAAGAATTATATACTGGAAATGATAGAACAAAAAAATTGCTGAAAATAGGGAAAAGAAAATAGGTTATTAATGAGGAGAGAGCGGCATGTAAAAATTTAGCAAACAAATATAAAGAAGTCTTTATATCTGTTAACCCAATAATACTTGAAACTTGCGCATGTACAGAAAAACCACTCCATCCTATTACAAAGCTAGCTATGGCAACCTTAGTGCGTAGATCCATACCTATGCTATCTGCAACCATTTTTGCTCCCATTGTCACTTCAAAAAGTCCAGCAACAAAAGAACTAATAATTGAAGGTGATATTTTAAAAGGTATAAGTAGCATAACTAGAATTGAAGTAATTAAATCGATTATTTTCAGAAGTTCTAACATACGGATAACAACAGCAAATAGAATAATAAAGCCTCCTACCATTAATATGGTGTTTAATGAATTTTTCACAGCGTTTCCAAGAATTATTCCTATAGAGAAATTTGAATTATTACCTTTAGATAGCTGATGAAAGGCTCTTTTAAGTAAATGTTCCTTTGATTTGGCAGCTCTATAATTATCTGATGATTTTTTATAGAAACTAAAGATTATACCTACTATAATAGTCCCAATATAGTGGGCAGCTACTATAAGAATACCTATCTTTGAAGATTTAAACATTCCTACAGATACAGAACCAATCATAAATAATGGTCCAGAGGTGCTACAAAAGGATATTAATCTTTGTGCTTCTACTTGAGTTAAGATTTTATCTAAACGAAGCTTAGAAACAATTTTAGCTCCTACAGGATACCCGGAGGTGATACTCATTGCGAAGGCAAAAGAGCCTTCACCAGGGACATTAAATATTGGACGCATAATTGGTTCTAGAAGTATACCAAAAAACTTAACTACACCAAGATTAATTAATAATTCTGATCCAATAAAAAAAGGAAGTAAAGCAGGAATAACTAATGTTGTCCATATTACTAGTCCGTCATAAGCTGCATCTACAGATTCGCCAGGGTATATTATAATGGAGGCTATTAGAAATAATGTGACTAATATTATGAAGTAGTAGGATAAATTTTTATAGGACTTACCGCGAGTAAATTTTCTAAACTGTGATAAAATCAAAAAAAATATTAAGAGCAAACTAACAATTAAAATAATATTTATAGACATAATTATCCTCCTAGATGAAACTATATTATAGTATATTAAATTAGGAAATTGCATATTTAAACTAAGCCGTGCAACTTCCAAAATTCTATACTAAATATATATTTTACAAATAGGAGGGTTATTCATTATTAGTTTAGTAATAAATACTTATTTGATTATTTTTGATAATATGGACTAGTTATATAATCTAACTGTCCTGTTATATTTGCTTTATTTTTAAATGCTAAGGAATAGATATTTGTTGCACGGATATCTATATTTAGCATTCTTTCTGCAATCATATTTTGTGGTTTATAGTGTTTTAAATTAGATATTATTGGAATAGAGGAGCTAGATTTTAAAGTCTGTAATATTTCTCGTCCTTTGTGATTAAATGCTAATACACGTGCATATTGGGGCCCCTTATTATTGTTAAAATAGCAAATATCATCTTTACTTATATTCAACAAAATATGCATTAAAATACGTTGTATCCTTGTTAATGTATAACGCTTGCTTTTAATGCAATTATAAAGATCAGAAAGTGAATTTACATTATTAGAGCATTGATATATTCTATTCTCTAATCCTTCTACTACATCAAAAATATTTTTTATATCATCCAACTTACTTCTTCTTAATATAGCAAAAATGGATTCCTGAAAATCTGTACTAAAGATAGGAGCTATACCACTATCTATGTTAGAAGATAGAATATTAAAAGTATCATTTGGCACAACAGAGCTAAGGTATGATAGAGGCTCGTTCTTAAGTAGATGTTCTCTAATTGCGGTAGCACTGGCAATTGAGCTGTTAGTAATATATCTGTTATGATAATCGGCAGATTTTCTAGTAATAGTATAGGGTATAATTGAACTTTTAAGCTTTTTAATGGTTTTTAAATATTCTATACCTAAAATATTATTAGGGTTTTTTATAATATTATTTATTAAATTTAATTGCTCTTCATTATATGATCTTACTTCTTCAAAATATTTAACTATAGCAATGGATCTTGCTACAGGAAATGTGAAACCTAAATTAACATAGCCTTTTAATATTTTTTTAAATTCAGAGGAAGGACTAGTTAGTACATCTGCAATTTCTAAAAGCAAATCTAAATTACCAACTTCGCTACCGAAACTAAAGCAGTCAACAGCCCCTAAGCTATTAAGTAGGCTTATTGACCCATAAGCAAATAACTCTGCAGTTGCACATGCATAGGGAGTAGGAATTTCAATTATTAAGTCCACACCTGATTTTACAGCCATTTTAGCACGTTCCCACTTGTGCACAATAGCTGGTTCACCTCTTTGAAGAAAATTACCACTCATTACTGCAATCGTATGAGTAGCACCTGTAATCTCTTTAGATACATTTAAATGATATAGATGTCCATTGTGGAAAGGATTATATTCTGTAATTAAACCTAAAATTTTCATATGACCTCCTAAAAAAATTTATATTACTATTTTAATAAATATTATGGAATTTGGTAAGACTTAAAATTAAATATAAATTTTACTAAAAAATGTTTAAATATCTTGATAAATTACTTATAATTTATTATGATTGATATGTTAGAATTTTATGTTATATCAATTATATGAAATATGTACATACAAACGAGGAGGTTTTAAAATGAAAATTTTAGTGGTTAACTGCGGAAGTTCTTCATTGAAATATCAGCTTATTAATATGGAAAATGAAGAGCTAATAGCAAAAGGTTTAGCTGAAAGAATAGGAATAGATGGTTCAGTAGTTAAACAT contains:
- a CDS encoding nucleotidyltransferase — protein: MKILGLITEYNPFHNGHLYHLNVSKEITGATHTIAVMSGNFLQRGEPAIVHKWERAKMAVKSGVDLIIEIPTPYACATAELFAYGSISLLNSLGAVDCFSFGSEVGNLDLLLEIADVLTSPSSEFKKILKGYVNLGFTFPVARSIAIVKYFEEVRSYNEEQLNLINNIIKNPNNILGIEYLKTIKKLKSSIIPYTITRKSADYHNRYITNSSIASATAIREHLLKNEPLSYLSSVVPNDTFNILSSNIDSGIAPIFSTDFQESIFAILRRSKLDDIKNIFDVVEGLENRIYQCSNNVNSLSDLYNCIKSKRYTLTRIQRILMHILLNISKDDICYFNNNKGPQYARVLAFNHKGREILQTLKSSSSIPIISNLKHYKPQNMIAERMLNIDIRATNIYSLAFKNKANITGQLDYITSPYYQK
- a CDS encoding DAK2 domain-containing protein, which translates into the protein MIISGAQSLETNKEIVNALNVFPVPDGDTGTNMSLTMQSAAKEVKGTQSDLLEDIANAAANGSLMGARGNSGVILSQLFRGFAKGVKGKSRIHTKDLAEALKSGADTAYKAVMKPIEGTILTVARESAEAALIIANKEKDIVTFIEKVIKYAEKSLSRTPEMLKVLKDAGVVDSGGKGLVYIYLGALGAITGNMPVIEEEAIVDNSYIHNIEEIDGEIEFGYCTEFIIRSSAADINKFKKIIEGYGDSMLVVGNDSVIKVHIHTNHPGKVMEHALELGSLSDIKIDNMRLQHRHEIFKQTEDKNNVNTENAIEKETKKYGFITVTMGEGLTKIFKDFTVDHVIEGGQTMNPSTEDFVKAIDNINAETIFILPNNSNIFMAANQAKAISSKNIIVIPSKSVPQGLSALLAFNLESTPEENEETMIDAIKVVKTGQVTYAVRDTSYNDLEIHEGDILGIGDSEIKSVGENIKEVSIELIEEMITDESEIITIFYGSDVTEEDTRELLEVLKNKYEDIDIELYYGGQPLYYYIFSIE
- a CDS encoding Asp23/Gls24 family envelope stress response protein, which produces MPGKLVTKLGTIIIDDHVLTSIAGVSAMECYGVVGMAAKSAAGGLVELLKREQSGKGVKVHTEEDEITIDIFVIVEFGTRISVVANNIIEKVKYNIEHLTGMNVKKVNINVQGVRVQK
- the rsmD gene encoding 16S rRNA (guanine(966)-N(2))-methyltransferase RsmD, which produces MRVISGKARGHALKAPQGLNTRPTADRVKESIFNIVQSKLYGSIVIDLFAGSGNLGIESLSRNASKAYFIDNNKNSIQSIRENLKKTNLGNSSIVIQMDVLSAIKKLSTQGVKANIIFLDPPYSKGFVAPTLEDIFSFEILQSDGIVVVEHNKTDEIPESVHNLQKYRTNNYGDVAVSFYELREEI
- the rpmB gene encoding 50S ribosomal protein L28, with the translated sequence MARVCEVCNKGRVSGNQISHSNRHNRRTWEPNLRRVRAIVKGTAKRINVCTRCLRSGKVERAL
- a CDS encoding ATPase, whose product is MNVLKLLEELEDIVENGSSIPFAQKVLVDKKEILEIIKEIRIHLPDEVKQAQWIKEERQRILAEAQQEADTILEEANDHILLMIDQSEITKLANNQAEEIITQAQNSAKEMRLGAKDYVDSLLESVQENLVELVNTVRENRDEIKGMK
- the recG gene encoding ATP-dependent DNA helicase RecG — protein: MNILKQDIQYIKGVGPKKAYLLKRLNINTVEDMIWYMPRDYEDRRNIKRIANLRPGEKATFYGIILGEGDVSKPRKNLSLIKFNVKDETGNIEVIFFNKTYLKKTLNSGQRVMINGEIKKGFKGLQVVNPIIEKVDMLDTDNRQGIVPIYSLTEGLSQNEIISIQKRILQIVNESIEEYLPEEIMNRCRLCNIKFALNNIHFPSNVQALKIAKYRLVFEEFLLLQLGLFKIKTGIVQDKKGIPLKNNNGIEAFIKKLPFKLTKAQEKVFNEISKDLERDTPMNRLVQGDVGSGKTIVAIAALLKSVINGYQGAFMAPTEILAEQHYVSLTELLEPLGIKVGLLVGSLSKGEKNKILNKVESGEINIIIGTHALIQEGVKFCNLALVITDEQHRFGVRQRAILASKGQNPHVLVMTATPIPRTLALILYGDLDISIIDHLPPGRKTIKTYSRTSNKRDDIYNFVKKQLDEGRQAYVVCPLVEESEAIEAKSATEIAHELSYDLLNGYKIGLLHGKMLAKEKEEIMGNFKTGNIEVLVSTTVIEVGVNVPNATIMVVENAERFGLAQLHQLRGRVGRGSYQSYCILINNSKSEISKERMDIMEKTTDGFVISEKDLKLRGPGEFFGTRQHGLPELKIANLFRHISVLKTAQKEIEKMTHADPDLTLNNYPLLRIKLEEKFLSVEEVL
- the ylbJ gene encoding sporulation integral membrane protein YlbJ, whose amino-acid sequence is MSINIILIVSLLLIFFLILSQFRKFTRGKSYKNLSYYFIILVTLFLIASIIIYPGESVDAAYDGLVIWTTLVIPALLPFFIGSELLINLGVVKFFGILLEPIMRPIFNVPGEGSFAFAMSITSGYPVGAKIVSKLRLDKILTQVEAQRLISFCSTSGPLFMIGSVSVGMFKSSKIGILIVAAHYIGTIIVGIIFSFYKKSSDNYRAAKSKEHLLKRAFHQLSKGNNSNFSIGIILGNAVKNSLNTILMVGGFIILFAVVIRMLELLKIIDLITSILVMLLIPFKISPSIISSFVAGLFEVTMGAKMVADSIGMDLRTKVAIASFVIGWSGFSVHAQVSSIIGLTDIKTSLYLFAKFLHAALSSLITYFLFPIFSNFFVLSFPVYNSYQEMSLHKKFLFNCQLSIELFIAVLISLLIVSLITALLLKIQTYFSKGKGMK
- the coaD gene encoding pantetheine-phosphate adenylyltransferase, producing MRVAIYPGSFDPITNGHLDIIERASKMCDKLIVSVIYNPNKNPLFTLEERKKLVEESVKNYPNVSVDCFSGLLIEYAKENEATAIIKGLRAISDFEYELQMALMNQKLCPSIETVFLMTSSEYSFLSSSLIKEVARFGGCIKGLVPEVVYKAVMNRF